One region of Mucilaginibacter sp. 14171R-50 genomic DNA includes:
- a CDS encoding TonB-dependent receptor plug domain-containing protein yields MKKFFLLLFAASCYCVALHGQIVPQKSGNDLKDVITRLQALSTDNVIEKAYLHFDKPYYNAGDTIYFKAYVTAGERHELSKVSGVLHVDLLNNKADSVMQTLILQLKNGLAWGDFALPGYLPKGSYRIRAYTRWMQNAGDTYFFYKTITVNGKSMGQAPIARTISNKPDVQFFPEGGTLVTAVPSRIAFKAVDGNGMGVNVKGTVVDNNNAEVAHFTSAHLGMGQIFLTPEEGKLYKAKITYPDGSVTTVDLPKPETNGISLSVNNSDPAKLSIDMNANKPYYLANKNKEIAVVIYSAGVVKTVKTVLDNQVIGFDLPKKDLRSGIMQITLFSDNGMPLSERLVFIQNNDGVSFTINSDKTSYASGDKAHIIVNARTAEDKASVGSFSVSVINENKVPANGDTESSILADMLLTSDLRGYVEQPGYYFNNVTNDTRNNLDILMLTQGYRRFQWKQFLTGTPTPIAYQPEVGMDIKGTLLTKAGAPIPNEKITLMLPVTGQTMSATTDAAGKFAFIDLGYTDKTRFLLNIDNKSLKNKARLMLDKTNISVPLNTGTLREVNTDERLPQYTAMTGGQAPPDKTQELNAVNVNGKQNYRSSSLAGAGNADQVIFNKQIKSFASLSQALTGIARNVDFNNGKAYLRSSVSIAGGKIVSEPMMIVIDGAITSGAIDNIQPADVESVEILKGANAAVYGMNSGSGVMVINTRRGGEITETSQEMAPGIVSITPQGFYVAREFYTLVYDDTKKGAAEGATVYWKPNLVTNADGNTAFDYFNQGPGQYRIVIEGIDNTGYIGRAVYKYTVQ; encoded by the coding sequence ATGAAAAAGTTTTTTTTATTGTTGTTTGCTGCAAGCTGCTATTGTGTAGCGCTGCACGGCCAGATAGTGCCTCAAAAAAGCGGGAATGACTTAAAGGACGTAATAACCAGGCTGCAAGCATTATCTACAGACAACGTAATTGAGAAGGCTTACCTTCATTTTGATAAACCGTATTATAACGCCGGCGACACCATTTACTTTAAAGCGTATGTAACAGCAGGAGAGCGGCACGAGCTATCAAAAGTAAGCGGTGTGTTGCATGTTGATCTTCTGAATAATAAAGCCGATTCGGTGATGCAAACCCTTATTTTGCAGCTAAAGAACGGCCTGGCCTGGGGCGATTTTGCGTTGCCCGGTTACCTTCCGAAGGGCAGCTACCGGATAAGGGCTTACACCCGCTGGATGCAAAATGCAGGTGATACCTATTTTTTTTATAAAACAATAACCGTTAACGGAAAAAGCATGGGCCAGGCACCCATAGCCAGGACTATAAGCAATAAACCGGATGTGCAGTTTTTTCCCGAAGGCGGTACGTTGGTTACGGCGGTTCCATCCCGAATTGCTTTTAAGGCGGTTGATGGTAATGGCATGGGCGTTAACGTTAAGGGTACTGTGGTTGATAATAACAATGCAGAAGTTGCCCATTTTACCTCGGCGCATTTGGGCATGGGCCAAATATTCCTGACACCCGAAGAAGGCAAACTTTACAAGGCAAAGATAACCTATCCCGATGGATCGGTTACAACGGTTGACCTGCCGAAGCCCGAAACCAACGGGATATCGCTCAGCGTTAATAACAGCGACCCGGCTAAACTATCAATTGATATGAATGCCAACAAGCCTTATTACCTGGCCAATAAAAATAAGGAGATAGCCGTAGTGATATACTCGGCGGGAGTCGTTAAAACCGTAAAAACAGTACTTGACAACCAGGTTATAGGTTTCGATCTGCCAAAGAAAGATCTTAGGTCCGGAATAATGCAAATTACCCTATTCTCAGATAACGGCATGCCCCTGAGCGAACGCCTGGTATTTATCCAAAATAACGACGGGGTTAGTTTTACCATAAACAGCGATAAAACATCATATGCAAGTGGCGACAAGGCGCACATCATTGTTAACGCCCGCACAGCAGAAGACAAAGCCTCGGTGGGAAGCTTTTCGGTATCGGTTATTAATGAAAATAAGGTGCCTGCAAATGGGGATACCGAAAGCAGTATACTCGCCGATATGTTGCTTACGTCAGATCTTCGGGGGTATGTGGAGCAGCCGGGCTATTATTTTAACAATGTAACTAACGATACACGAAACAACCTGGATATATTGATGCTTACCCAGGGCTACCGCCGTTTTCAATGGAAACAGTTTTTAACCGGTACACCCACGCCAATAGCCTATCAGCCCGAAGTGGGGATGGATATAAAGGGTACTTTGCTAACTAAAGCAGGCGCACCTATACCTAACGAAAAGATAACCCTGATGCTTCCAGTAACCGGGCAAACCATGTCGGCCACTACCGATGCAGCCGGAAAGTTTGCCTTTATTGATTTGGGTTATACCGATAAAACGCGGTTTTTATTGAATATCGATAATAAATCGCTTAAAAATAAAGCAAGGCTTATGCTGGACAAAACCAATATAAGTGTGCCGCTAAACACGGGCACTTTGCGGGAAGTTAACACAGATGAAAGGCTACCGCAATACACAGCTATGACGGGCGGACAGGCACCGCCGGATAAAACACAGGAATTGAACGCGGTAAACGTCAACGGCAAACAAAACTATCGTTCATCCAGCCTTGCAGGCGCCGGCAATGCGGATCAGGTGATATTTAATAAACAAATTAAAAGCTTTGCCAGCTTATCCCAGGCCTTAACAGGTATTGCCCGCAATGTTGATTTTAATAATGGAAAGGCGTACTTGCGTAGCTCGGTAAGTATTGCAGGGGGTAAAATTGTTTCAGAACCGATGATGATCGTTATTGATGGCGCCATCACTTCGGGTGCAATTGATAACATACAGCCTGCTGACGTGGAATCTGTTGAAATATTAAAAGGAGCCAATGCGGCGGTTTATGGTATGAATTCGGGATCGGGCGTAATGGTGATCAATACAAGGCGGGGCGGTGAAATTACCGAAACAAGCCAGGAGATGGCGCCGGGCATAGTATCAATTACACCACAAGGCTTTTATGTGGCACGCGAATTTTACACTCTGGTTTACGATGATACCAAAAAAGGCGCCGCCGAGGGCGCCACTGTTTACTGGAAGCCCAATTTAGTAACTAATGCCGATGGTAACACAGCCTTTGATTATTTTAATCAGGGCCCGGGCCAGTACCGTATTGTTATTGAGGGGATTGATAACACAGGTTATATAGGCAGGGCGGTTTACAAATACACCGTTCAGTAA
- a CDS encoding glycosyltransferase family 39 protein → MTEKYKPLYLLLFVVALVVSFAGINTPFFTDDQGLYAAISKNMLYKHDMLQLFTYNHDWLDKPHFPFWAVAASFKIFGISVWAYRLPALLFFLLSLLYTYLFTRRFYTKEIALTAVLILMTAQHLLLSNLDVRAEPYLMALIIGSIYHIARYNNKPAFKHLLLAALLTACAIMTKGIFVIVAIYGALLGQYIFQRKFLKLFYGKWLLLYLLTFVFTLPEFYALYIQFDLHPEKLVFGRHHVSGIRWFLWDSQFGRFVNNGPIKQKSSGNIFFFVHTLLWAFMPWCLLFYFAVSKTVQNVWKKVSLPEYYTLSGGLLLLLLFSFSGFQLPFYTNILFPLFAIITAPYCFKQLSRAGNIYRKAGLLIFAIALPVIIIIIHLYLKPANNVLFIIACLVFGATAMLIILNIKADTVRVFMLTCCAVLFANFYMNTVFFPAIASYNGQVKAAAYINQPAFSNLHVYSLRPSNNVFQFYSNKPVDLLLLEDFGKTPMPPTAVFFASQASVDYLTQNRVRFKVIATFTDYPHENILPMFINKDSRSKVLSKAYLISK, encoded by the coding sequence ATGACCGAGAAATACAAACCCCTTTACCTGTTATTGTTCGTAGTTGCGCTGGTAGTAAGCTTTGCCGGCATCAACACGCCCTTTTTTACCGACGACCAGGGGCTTTATGCAGCTATATCAAAAAACATGCTTTATAAGCATGATATGCTGCAACTGTTTACCTACAACCACGATTGGCTTGATAAACCACACTTCCCGTTTTGGGCGGTGGCGGCGAGCTTTAAAATATTTGGCATAAGCGTTTGGGCGTACCGGCTGCCCGCTTTGCTGTTTTTTTTACTTAGTCTGCTTTATACCTACTTGTTTACGCGCAGATTTTACACTAAAGAAATTGCGCTCACGGCCGTTTTAATATTGATGACAGCCCAGCACTTATTGCTATCAAACCTGGACGTGCGGGCAGAACCTTATTTAATGGCGTTAATAATTGGCAGCATTTACCATATAGCACGGTATAACAACAAACCTGCATTTAAGCACCTGCTGCTGGCCGCGCTGCTTACAGCATGTGCTATCATGACGAAGGGCATATTTGTTATTGTGGCTATTTATGGTGCATTGTTGGGTCAATACATTTTTCAACGGAAATTTTTAAAGCTATTTTATGGCAAATGGTTGTTGCTCTACCTGCTAACTTTTGTTTTTACGCTGCCCGAGTTTTATGCCCTGTATATTCAATTTGATCTTCATCCTGAAAAACTGGTGTTCGGCAGGCATCATGTAAGCGGCATCAGATGGTTTTTGTGGGACAGCCAGTTTGGGCGCTTTGTAAACAATGGCCCTATTAAACAAAAATCCTCCGGTAATATATTCTTTTTTGTGCATACCCTCTTGTGGGCTTTTATGCCGTGGTGCCTGCTGTTTTACTTCGCTGTATCTAAAACCGTTCAGAACGTTTGGAAAAAGGTTAGCCTGCCCGAATATTACACCTTAAGCGGGGGCTTGCTTTTGCTTTTACTATTTTCATTTTCGGGTTTTCAGCTGCCGTTTTATACCAACATTTTATTCCCGCTGTTTGCCATTATAACCGCACCATATTGTTTTAAGCAGCTAAGCCGCGCGGGTAATATTTACCGGAAGGCAGGGTTGCTTATTTTCGCTATAGCGCTGCCTGTAATAATTATTATTATCCACCTTTACCTTAAACCAGCCAATAACGTACTTTTTATAATCGCTTGTTTAGTATTTGGGGCGACAGCCATGCTTATCATCCTTAACATAAAGGCGGATACTGTCAGGGTTTTTATGCTTACGTGCTGTGCGGTGCTATTTGCTAATTTTTATATGAATACCGTTTTCTTTCCTGCCATTGCTTCATATAACGGACAGGTGAAGGCCGCCGCGTATATTAACCAGCCGGCCTTCAGCAACCTGCATGTATATTCGTTACGGCCTTCCAATAACGTTTTCCAGTTTTACAGTAATAAACCGGTTGACCTTTTGTTGCTTGAAGATTTCGGTAAAACACCTATGCCCCCAACCGCTGTATTTTTTGCAAGCCAGGCCTCGGTTGATTACCTCACCCAAAATCGCGTAAGGTTTAAGGTGATAGCAACCTTTACCGATTATCCGCATGAGAATATTTTACCCATGTTTATAAACAAGGATAGCCGCAGTAAAGTACTAAGCAAAGCCTATCTGATAAGCAAATAA
- a CDS encoding DUF2911 domain-containing protein, with protein sequence MKKSTQLKAAALFTIAMLFSALTFAQTKPIASPRDSVSAKIGAATISINYGSPSVKGRKIFGELEPYGKVWRAGANEATVFTTSKDIMVEGKKLPAGTYSFFVIPTPTTWTVIFNKVAKQWGAFKYDEAQDALRVTVKPVKSAMNERLVYKINAKGFSLNWDTTSVPVSVK encoded by the coding sequence ATGAAAAAATCGACTCAATTAAAGGCAGCGGCGCTGTTTACTATAGCCATGCTATTTTCGGCTTTAACATTCGCGCAAACCAAGCCTATTGCCAGCCCGCGCGATAGCGTTAGCGCTAAAATTGGCGCCGCCACCATTAGCATTAACTATGGCAGTCCATCGGTAAAGGGCCGTAAAATATTTGGCGAACTGGAGCCCTATGGTAAGGTATGGCGCGCCGGTGCAAACGAGGCTACCGTGTTTACTACCAGTAAAGACATTATGGTGGAGGGGAAAAAATTACCCGCGGGCACCTATAGCTTTTTTGTAATACCAACCCCAACCACCTGGACCGTTATTTTTAACAAAGTAGCCAAGCAATGGGGCGCATTTAAGTACGATGAGGCACAGGATGCCCTGCGTGTAACCGTTAAGCCTGTAAAATCGGCTATGAACGAGCGCTTGGTTTATAAGATAAATGCTAAGGGGTTTTCGCTTAACTGGGATACTACCTCGGTGCCGGTATCTGTAAAATAA